TTCCAAGCGTACGTGACAGCTGTAATTTTTCCTTTGCTGCATTTGCTTCTTGTCGTTTACATTCGAATCCCTCAGGAAGATACAGCCCTTAACAGAAGACATTAATTCTTGTTGCACCTTGAGAAGAGCTTTGCTATACTTAAGTTAGAATGAAAATCATTATCAACTAGGGAGGCAGGCTGCCAAATGGTCCTTCTTATTATGCTGGTCGTACTTGTTTACAGCAGTTTAATGATTTGGGTATTGTCAAAGCTTGGTTCTGAACCGGCACATTCCGTACTTTCCCTTTTAAAAAGATCTCCGCTAAAGAATCAGCTGAAGCGGCAGAAAACATATGAAGAAAGCTTTTCAGCCAAGTAACTCCACTTGGCTTTTTCTTTTGTTATAATATAGGGCAGATGATGAATATTGTCGAATTTTTTCAGGAACTGAACTTCTGGGAGCAGTGGTTGAAGTAAGGAGCGTATTATGACTCAGAACTCACTTGCATATTTTTTAGAAGATTTATGGACAAAGGGATTTAAGCTTTCCGATGAAGATGTGAGGTTTATTTACTTTGGCAAGTATTCCGTAAATGCCGCTGAATGGAAGGTGATTATTGCGATAAAAATCACCTTAAAGTACCAGCACACGTTTGATCCCAGTTTTTTTATCAGCGTTTTGGAACACATCGCCAAACCTTATATAACTACAAAAAAACATGTGTTTAAGGCTCTTGAATATCGCGGCTTATCCAAGAAACAACACACTCGAAACTACCAGAAATCGAAGTCGTAAAACCATTGTCAGTCTATCGTTCTGCTCGTAAAGCTGATCTCGCTATTCGATCTGCATTCTTATTCTGCTTCTCCGGAATCCACTTGATAAATACGAAGGCAAAAGCGTTTTTTAAATGTTGAATACGTTCTAATAAAGGGATGAATTTTTCATTTTTGGAAAATTCCTTTTCTAATGTATCTACAACAATCCTCGAGTCAGACCTAAGGGAAATGATCTCCCCGGGAAATTCGCTTTGGCAGATTTCCAACGCTTTGATCACTCCCCAAAATTCCGCTTCATGGTTAGATAATTCACCTAATTGGAAGGAATACTCCCAATGTTTATCTGCGTGCTTCATGTACACTCCACAAGCACTGGGACCTGGATCCCCCATTGCTGCTCCATCTGTATAAACTTCTATCAATATAATCCTCCTCTTTCAAGGTGATTTGATCTGTGAAACGGTTTTGCTGCATATAAAAAACGGTTGTCCATTGCTGCAGCGATAAATTTGATTAGATAGGTGCTCAAGAAAATCTCGACTCACACCGTTCATCAAGGAAGGAAATTATTTAAAAAAACGGCAATCCTTAAGGGATTGCCGTAAAATTATTTATTTATTCTTTCACTACATTAGCAGCTTGTGGACCGCGGTCGCCTTCTACGATTTCAAATTCAACGGTTTGTCCTTCTTCCAATGTTTTAAAACCTTCCTCTTGGATGGCAGAGAAGTGGACAAATACATCGTTTCCATCTTCGATTTGGATAAATCCATAACCTTTTTCTGCGTTGAACCATTTAACAGTACCGTTTTGCATAATAAAATCCTCCTAAGACTTGCACGTAAAACGTGGAAATTACAAATTGACCGCAGGAAATAGAAAATCCCATAAAAGCGTGGAATATAAATTCCAAAGCACTTCTATGGGAACTACCTGTCATTTATGATTCCGTACGACCTATTTGCTTAGTTACAATATATCGTATCTCAAAAGGAGCGTCAACAATAAAGTGCACTATTCACACTTTTCTGAAAAAACAAAGGTTTCATAATTATTCCATATTGCAAACAGGGAGGATCGTAGTAAGATGGAAGTATTAAATGAATAAAGGGGTGAAGAGATGAAAGATACGATTTATGATTTACACGACAGAATTAAGCTTATCGACGGTTTTGACCTTGGAATGAAAGGTAGGACCGGCACATATTTGTTAGAAGAGGAAGAACTTACACTAATTGAAACAGGTCCAAGCCCTTCGGTGAAGCATGTAATAGATGGATTAAAAGCATTACATAAGAAATCGGAAGACGTGAAGTACATCGTGCTGACTCATATCCATTTGGATCATGCAGGCGGTGCTGGACTCCTGCTTAAAGAATGCCCCAACGCTTCTGTTATCGTACATCCGAAAGGGAAACGTCATCTGGCCAATCCAGAAAGGCTAATTGCAGGAGCAAAGCAAGTGTATGGGAGTCAATTTAATGAGTTATTTGATCCAATTCTACCTATTCCTGAAGATAAATTGATCGTGAAGGAGGAAGGGGAAACGCTCCAACTTGGCCGCGATCGTACGTTGACATTTTATGATACACCAGGACATGCAAAGCACCATTTTGCGATTTATGATTCACTAAGCAACGGGTTATTTACTGGGGACACGGCTGGAATCCGTTATCATCAGACGGAAGAAGAAGGAGGTACCTTTTATCTGCCTTCCACGTCCCCGAACCAGTTTGACCCTGAAGCCATGCTTGCATCCATTGATCATTTTAAAGAAATGAAAGTGGACCGGCTCTTTTTTGGTCACTTCGGGGTAACTGAACAGCCCGGGGCAGCTATGGATGAAGTCGAGTATTGGATTCCAAAATTTGTCCAGCTGGGTAGGAAGGCCGTGAAAGACGGAGAAGGGGTGGAGGGCATTGAAAAACGTCTGCTCACAGAAGTCTCTTCTGCTCTTACGTTAAAAGGAGTATCTAATGATCACGACGTCTATGAAATACTTAAACTGGATCTTGCTGTTTGCGCATTAGGAATTGCTGATTATTTAATGAAGGCAGATAAATAGTAAAAAGCAGAGAGCAGGCTGCTCTCTGCTTTTTAATCTACATAGATAGGATACGAGACTTCTCTTCGAATCTTCCTCAACTCTTTGCTCTTTCCACTTACCAGTAACTTGTCTCCCAGCTGAAGAGTTGTATGTCCATGGGGGATAATGACTTCTCCATGACGGTAAATGTGTAAGATCAACGATTCACCGAGAAAAGGCAGTTCGGTAAGCGGAATGTGTTCGTAATTGGAATGACTGACAACGATCTCTTTGATGGTTTTGTTGTGCTGAGTCATTAATTTAACGAGTCCTGGATTTTCTATTAAAGCTTTCAACAACGTACGGGTAGACGACAGAGTAGAATACACAGTTACATTCTCATCATCCGTTAAGTTCTTTTGAAGTGACTGGTCTTCTACTCGGACAACAATTGTCTTCAAACCTAGACGTTTAGCGTAATTGCCTAGTTGGATATTGATTTCGTCATCCCTGGTAGCAAAAACGATCTTATCCGCTTCAAAAGCTCCTTTTTCTTCTAACAGACCAACGGAAAGTTCATCGACATTGATCAGCGGGTAGGGGTGGACAAAATTGTGCTCGGCTTCCTGGGAAGCGCTGTACACTCTAACTACTGCCTGGTCCTCCATTAAATCTCTGGCAACGGCGAAAGTTGTTGGATTCGCGCCAATAATAGAGATTTGAATTTTCTTTGCAGGCGTAGTCGGAAAGAGCTTTGTGAATACGACCGGGGAAATTAAGCAAGTAATAATGGATACCAAGATCACCGCCCCGTTCAATGTTTCAGAGATTACTCCAAGGTCAAGCGCGATAGCTGAAGCCGCAATTACCAGGCTTAATTTGGAAGTAGTGAGAATGCCGATACTGAATACTTCTTTCCAAGGGTACCACTTTTTAAGAACGAGTGAAGGGACGAGTTTTGCCACATACATAAAAATGAGAAGAAGCGGCATAAGCAGGAGCGTTTGCCGGTCGACAAACAGTTCCCAAATATTCAGATCAACTCCAATAGTGACAAAAAAGATAGGGATGAGAAATCCGAACCCAAAGGAATCCAGCTGATGGACAAAATCTTCATCAGGGCCAAGTAATGAGATGATTACTCCTGCTAAAAAAGCTCCGAGGATGTTTTCTGCTCCGATCACTTCGGACAAGGCAACGAACAAGAGAATGAGGGCAAATACGCCTCTCGTACCTAGTTGAGTTGTCCCTTTCTGCAGGCTTTTAAACCAAGCAAAATTAAAGTAACGCTTGATAATTCGATAGGCTAGAAAGAAAGCGAGAAAAAGGACAAACAGCCATAACACCCTGAGCCCTTCCTGATCACGAAACATGGCATAAACAGTTAACAGGATCATCGTTGTAAAATCGGCAATCATAGTAACAAGAAGAATAATCTGGCCCAATATTCCTTCTGTCATTTTTCTCTCTTTTAATACAGGAACAACAATCCCAAGAGAAATTGTAGAGATAATTAACGTCATTAAATAGGGGTCTTTAATTAAATCAAGACCTACAAGAATCATCGATAAGAGAAAAGAAATCACAAGGATGGAGAGGAAAATAAGCAGAGCAGCAGCAATCGGATTTGGATGATTCTCCTGCTTGCGCCGCTTCTTTTCAAACACGGTGAAGTCTATTTCAAGTCCGCTGATAAACATGAGAAAAATAAAACCCAGCAATGATAAAAGCTCAAGTGTTGGATCTTCAGATATAAGATTAAAACCGCTTTTCCCAATTATTAATCCAGCGATAATTTCTGCTATGACAACCGGAATGAACCGCAGGTGTAGTCTTTGTAAAATGATAGGTATGAAAAAGGCAATCCCGACAACGATCATTAGTGAGGTTAAAGAATGATGTTCCAAGCAGACACCTCTTTATGTACAGATTTAATTAGGATAAGAATAACGAATCCATCATGATAATACAATGAAAGTGCTTTGAAGCAAAGGTAATGGTGTAAAAAAGCGGATAGTAAAGACAATATTTTCAAGGGAAATTCGTTTAAGTAAGGATGACAGAAGGTAGTCAGCATTTAACAAGCTCCTGTCAATTCTCAAATTTGGTTGATCACTGCCACATTAAGGAAAAGCTTACAAAGAAAAAAAGCAGGGGAGGTTATTATCCCGCTGCTTTTGTTTATCAACCGGTATTTCTCAAACCTGCAGCGATGCCGCTGATGGTTAGCAGCACCTCAGTTTGAAGCTCTTCATCTTCATAGGATTTTTCACGAAGTTGTTTAATCAATTCTACCTGAAGGAAGTTCAAAGGATCTACATAAGGATTTCTTAACCGGACAGACTCCTGAATTGTACCCTGCTGATCAAGCAGCTCAGCATCTCCAGTGATTTGTAGAAGGATATCCTTCGTTTCATTGTATTCCTGAACAATGTTCTCAAAAATCCTATTCCCCATCGTCTGATCCTGCACAAGTGCAATGTATTCCTTAGCTGTTTGTATATCTGCTTTTGTTAGTGCCATTTGAAGATTATCGATGGTAGACCTGAAAAACGGCCAGTTTTGATACATTTGCTGCAGAGTTGCTAAATGATCTTCACTTTCAGCCGCATAGCTTTTAAGACCAGTGCCTGAAGCGTACCAGGCAGGCAGAAGCTGACGGCTTTGTGTCCAGGCAAATACCCAAGGAATGGCACGTAAATTTTCAAACTTAGAACTGTCTTTTCTTTTCATAGGTCTTGAACCTATATTTAATTCACCCAGCTCCTGCAGTGGAGTAGCTTCATTAAAGTAAGTCAAGAAATCACTGTCATCAAATACAAGAGAATGGTATTTCTTTAAAGCGGTATCCGAAATTTCCTCCATTGCCTGCTCCCATTTTTCTTCACGGTGATGAGATTGTTCAGATTCCTGAGATACATTTGCAGCTCCTTCCACTAACGTGGATGCTGCCTGTTCTAAACTGCGGTACGCGATGTCCCTCAATAGGTAACGGGAGGAAAGCACCTCTCCTTGTTCTGTAATTTTTACTCCTTCGCCCAACGTTTCGGCAGGCTGGGATAAGAGGCTGCGATTTAACGGACCGCCGCCCCGGCCAAGTGAGCCGCCCCGGCCATGGAAAAATTTTAATCCGATTTGATAGGACTTAGCCATGTCATGAATTTCCTGTTGGGCTTTATACAGACGCCAGTTCGCCGTAAGTGTTCCGCCATCTTTACTTCCATCAGAGTAGCCTAACATAATCTCCTGATGATTGTTTCGCTCTTGTAAGTGTTTGCTGTAGACTTCCATATCAAACAACTTCTGCAAGATTTTCGGTCCGGCTACTAGATCATCAACAGTCTCAAGGAGAGGAGCTACATTCAGCCTGCTTTCGACTTTCCCATCGGCGTGAAGCCGGTAAATTCCCGCTTCCTTAGCGAGCACCAACACTTCCAATAAGTCGCTTGCTGATTCTGTCATACTGATTAAGTACACTTCAATCGACCGTTCTCCGAATTCGCGATGTGCTTCTCTAATCATTTGAAACACTTTCAGCATTTCCTGGGTTTCTTCTGAATAATCTTCATTCAATAGTGTAATGGGGCGAGGATCCTTCAATACTGTTTCAAGAATAGTTAACTTTTCTTCTTCTGCTAACTCTGAATAATTTTGGACGATATCCACCTTGCTTAGAATCTCGTCGATTGCTGCTTCGTGTTCTCCACTGTGGTTTCTAATATCAAGGGTGGCTAAGTGGAAACCAAATAATTCCACTTGTCTGATTAATTTACGAAGCATCTTAAGTTCATGCTTGTTAGGCTGGTGCAGTTTTACACTGTTTCTAATTAAGTAAAGATCTTCAAGAAGCTCTTCTGCATCTTTATAGCCGTGTTCAGATTTACTTACTTTACGGAGCCGTTCTAGAATGACAGCAAACTTCCTGCGGTAAATCTCTGCATCCATCCGCCACTTTTTGTCATTTGGCAGCCATTCTTCTTCTTTTCTTACTGAGGCTAATAATTCATCACTGACTTCAACCCGGTTCGTAGAATGACTGAACCTTTTCATAAGTTCAATCAATACATTTTCGTACTTGTCCAAGATTAATTCCTGCTGCTTTTCTAAAGTCTGCCAAGTAATTTCAGGTGTGACATTAGGATTTCCATCCCGGTCACCACCGATCCAGGAACCGAATTTTAAGAAGTTCGGAACATCCCAATCTTCACCTGGATAAGCTTCTTCCAGCCGGGATTCAAGCTCCTGGTGAATATCCGGAAGCACATCAAACAGCGTTTCATCAAAATAATAAAGCCCATTTCGCACTTCATCCATGACGGTTGGTTTACGATGTCTTAGTTCATCTGTCTGCCAAAGAACAGTGACTTCATTAAACAAACTTTCTTCAAGATTTTCACGTTCGTTCTTTGTCAGGGGCTTTTGATCCAATTGCTGGAGGATTGTTGCAATTCGCTTTTGAATTTCCAGAACGGTCCGCTTAGTCGCCTCGGTAGGGTGGGCTGTAATAATCAGTTCTAAGGATAGTTGATCGAGAACATTCTTAATAACTTCTTTAGAAAAATCATTTTCCTTAAGAGATAATACGGCACTATCCAGGGAAAAAGGCTGGACACCGTGGTCTTCTCTTGTCTGATATTCTCTGCGGCGTCTTATTCGGTGATTTTGTTCAGCTACATTTACTAAGTGGAAATAAATTGAAAATGCGCGGATGACCTGGGAACGCATAGGTGGTTCGAGGTTGTAAATTTCATCTTTAAGTTTTTCGTAAGTAGAGGGATCGTAGTGATTTCTCAAGTTCTTAGTCAGCTGCCTGATACTCTCTACTTTGTTTAACAATTCTTCGCCTCCATGATGGACGAGAATATCCCCAAGGATATTTCCAAGTACATTGACATCCCGTCTGAGAGGAGTTGTATGATCTTTTCTTTCTGTTTGTGTGGACACACTTTCACCTTCCTCAATAAATTCAATTATGACGGCTTCTTTCTGCAATCCGCCGCTATGTTTTAATAATGTTATCAGAATAATCTTTATAGTCAAATGATTCAGATGGCTGTGAGGATTTCTGCCACTGATCGCCATGTAGGGAAAATAAGACCATTATAGAAATGGAAACGTTAACATGGACAACTTTTAAAATCGTGATAAAATTAAGTGTAAGTAATGAAAAAGGAGCTTTCTCTATGAAGTTATGGGTTAGAAAAATATTTGTAGTACTCATTGCTGTATTCACTTTAGGCTTGTACATCCCTCCTTCTGCAGCGACTTCCCAGCTTGCAAAAAATGATAATGTTACTCCTGACCAGGATATTAGAGAAAGAGCAACTGCGGATGAGAACAGGGGAGAAGAACCGCCCGGGGAATTAAACGCTGAAAATGAAAGATTTTATACGGAACATATAATCCGTTCTTTGACAGCCCAGGCAAAGATTCAAACCGAAACAAAGTTAGGCCCGAGAATTATGGGACAGGTGGAAGGTGATGTAATTCATCAGATCTATCCTAAGATCGAAGAAGTCATGACTTCACTCATCCATCAATCAGAGAAAGAGCAACTGCCGTATTTTGAAATCTCTGAACAACCCTCTGCAGGGTATGGCGAAAAAATCTTCAACCTTTATGATGCCCGTTCTAAGCAGCATATAGCAAAGTTTCATGTTCGAAGAGAGAAAAAACCTCAGGAAGGTTATTGGTTTAACTTTCACTACCATCTCGAGCGGGACCATTTTCAACAGCACCATTTGCTCGGGGATGTCTACTGGGACAAAAACACACCACCTAAATGGATGGCTTAAGAGTTAAGCCGCTTACATATCAATCGTAAGAAAAGGAGCTCAGCAGCTCCTTTTTTCTTAGATTCAACCATTCAATACCCGTAACTCCTGGAGCGAAAACGAAATTCAACGATAGAAAGGACGGATGTCATGCATGAATTATCGTTTATAGACGGACATAACGATACGATCACTAAGTTAATGAATAACGACATTTCTGTGGAGGAAGCTTTTTTAAAAGGCAATTCACAGACTCATCTTGATTTTCCGAGAGCAAAGGAAAGTGGGTTTGCAGGGGGGTTCTTTGCTGCTTTTACAGCTCCTCAGAAGGAACTAAAAGGACCAGAACATTACATTACGGCAGAAGGATACCGAATCCCTCTTCCTGAAGCTTTAGATTATGAATACTGCCACAGGAAGACGAACGCGGTCATCGCTGATTTGTATCGTCTGGAAGCGGCCAGTGCTAATCACCTTCAAATAATAAGAAGCTACAAGGACTTGGAAGCAGCCTTGGCGAAGAAAGTAATGGCCGTTATCCTTCATATCGAAGGGGCTGAAGCTATCGACGCTCACTTAGACGCTCTTCATGTTTATTATGAAGCAGGTTTGAGATCATTAGGTTTAGTGTGGAGCAGGCCGAATATTTTTGCAGAAGGGGTCCCTTACCAGTTTCCGTCCTCGCCTGATACAGGAAATGGGCTCACAAAACTAGGTAAGCACTTAGTACGTAAGTGTAATGAGTTAGGAATTATGATCGATAATTCCCACCTCAATGAAAAAGGGTTCTGGGATGTTGCCGCATTGTCTGACTCCCCTTTAGTTGCCACTCATTCAAATGCTCATTCCTTATGTCCAATTTCTCGGAACTTGACCGATAAACAACTGGATGCTATAGCTGAATCCAACGGAGTAGTGGGGATTACTTACAGCAATAATATGCTCAGAATGGACGGGGACCTCTCACAGGATACAGCCATCGAAGATATCGTAAAGCACATTACTTATATAAGTAACCGCGTAGGCGTTGAGCATGTTGCTTTAGGTTCTGATTTCGATGGAGCAGTCATTTCTAAAGAACTTAAAGACGTAACGGGGGTTCCAAAAATTTTACAACGTCTGAATCAAAGTGGGTTTACCGACTCGGACATAAAGAAGCTCAGCTCTGAAAATTGGCTGAGAATTACTAGGAATACGTGGAAATAACAAGATCGCCAGGGCTGGCTGACCCTGGCGATCTTGTTATTTTGAATCTTTCTTTTTAAATGGCCACCATACCCCTTGGCCGAACGATACGGTAATAGCTGGAATGAGCAGCGGAAGAATGATCAACCCATAAAAAAGCAATCCAGTAATGACGATGGTTGCGATTTGGATTAAGCTCAGCACTCCAGAAGGCATCATGGCTGCAAATGTCCCAGCGAGAATGATGGCTGCTGTGATTACTACTGTGCCCATTTTAGCCATGGAAATATGCATGGCTTCTCGAATATCAATAGTAGCTTCTTCATTAAATCGATCGAGAAGGAAGATCGAATAATCGACCCCCAAGGCAATTAACATCACGAATCCGAAGAATGGAACAGCCCACGTAATCCCGTCATAACCTAGAATATTGACGAAGACTAATTCGGCAATGGACAAGGACGTATAGTACGTTAATAATAATGACCCGATCATATAAACCGGCATAATAAGGGAGCGGAATAGCAATGTTAATACGATAAATAATCCTGCTACCATAATGGTTACTGTTCTGTTAAAGTCACTCTTTGAAATCGCAGCCAAATCTTCATTTGTACTTGAAATACCGTTATAGGCAATTGTTTTGTTTTCTAATGGTGTATTTTTAATCTGCTGCTGGACGGTTTGTTTGATTTCTTTTGTTGTATCGATGGCTTCTTTTGAATAAGGGTCATTTTGCAATATGACCTCAAGTTTTATCCCCTTTTTGCCAGCAAACGAATAGCGATTGATCGATGACTGAAAATCCTTATTAGTAAGTGTATCCTCAGGAATATAAACTCCGGTATCATGCAGAGCAGATGATTTTCCCATGGCAGATACCATATCCGTTGCTTCCGTTAATCCGTTTTGGATCTTATTTAATCCATCAACGGCAGATCCGACCCCGTTTGCTAATTGTGACAGTCCGTTTTTAAGCTGGCCGGCTTGGCTTGACTTGCTTTCAAGCTGTGTGGAAGCACCGGAAATAGACTGTTGAATTTGTCCGAGCTGCTGTTGGACCTGCGCCAGTTGGGCTGCTGCCTGCTGAACATTCCCGGTCTGCTGTAATCCTTGATTGATCTTTCCCAGCTGCTGGTTGATTTGTCCGAGCCCACTCGCCGCTTGAGAGAGCCCGCCTGTATTAGATCCAGCAGGTACCTGACTTGACATACCTGACAGCTGGTTCTGAATTTCTTTCAAGCCGTTCTTTGTATCCTTAATGCCATCTGTCGACTTCTCCAGTCCGTCGGCCACTTGGGCCAGCTGATTATCAGCATAAAAATCATTGACCACTTCTCCTGTCGGACGGGTAACTGTTCGAACTTTATCAACGTTATTGTTCTTATTAATAGCAGCAGCCAAATCTTCCACATAAGGAAGCAGCTCGTTCGTAACGATTTCTTCGTCATCTTTAACGATGATAGTTAAAGGAAGCGACTCTCCTTTTCCAAATCCATCCTCAATTGCATGAAGTCCTTTTACCGAGTCATAACCACTGCCAATTTCGTTCACAGTATTGTAGGATAATTTTCCGTTGTAGAGAAGTAAAAACGGAACTGTGATTAGAGCGACCACCAGTATGGACCATAAAGGACGGTAAATGGAGAATTGGCCAAGACTTTTCCAAAGTTTGCTGTCTTTATGTGAAGCAGAGCGCTTAGAAGGCCAGAACAACGTTTTCTTCAAAATCGCCATGAAAAAAGGAACGAGCGTAAAGAGTACAAGCAGAAGGACAGCGATTCCAACGGCCACTCCCACGGCTGATTTAAAGATGGTAAATTCGGCAAATCCAATGGATAGAAAACCGATAAATACAGCTATTCCGCTGATGACTAAAGTTTTTCCTGCTGTCTTGTAAGTATTTGCTATCGCATCAACAGTAGAATGTCCAGCTGTAAGTTCTTCCTTATAACGACTTAATAATAAAATGCAATAATCCGTCCCGATCCCGAACAAAACAGCAACTAAAAAGATTTGAGTATAATTCGAGACAGGAAAGTCAAACCATTTAATAAAGAAAGCGACGATGGATTGACTGAGCAAGTAAGTCACACCGACAGCCAGAAGCGGAATGAAAGGAGTGACAAACGAGCGGAAAACAGCAAACAGCAAAACGAAGATAAGGACTACTGTTATGATTTCTGTCCGTTCAAGGCCTTTTTGACTGCTTTCATTTACATCATGATTGATGATGGATTGACCTGTGATATAAGCAGGAATTTCTTTCTTCAATACGTCTTGTTTGATCGTAGCTGCAAGCTGGTTGATTTCTTCTTCAGAACCTTCAACAGTCACCGGTACAAGAACCGTCTTTTGATCTTTAGATACCAGCTGATCTTTACTCTCCTCATTCTCAAAAGGATCAATAACACTGGAAACGGGCGAATCCATTTTTTTCAGTTCTTCAATCATCTCTGAAATGCTGGATTCCGTTTTATTATCAAGAGGCTGATCCAAGTCGTAAACAATAGAAATCGTTTCGTCACTTGCTCCGGAATCGTCAAGCAGTTCTTGAGCTTGTTGGGAATCAGCATCCTCTGGTAATTGCAGAGTACCGGCGTCTTCCGCCTGTTCTGTAAGATTAGGAGCTATGAATAACAGGAGAACGGTAACAGCAATGAGCGTTGTTGCAATGAACCATTTAAATCTTAAAATTTGCTTCATGCTTTATCTTCCTCAACTTTCATTATAGTTTTCAGCTTTTCAAAAATACGGATAAACTCTTCGATTTCTTCGCTCTCGAGCTCTTGAGCAAGCAGTCCCTCTATGTGGGTGGATATCGCTTCATTTGAAGTGTTCACGATTTCCTGACCTTCTCTTGTTAAAGAAATGGTCTTACCACGCTGATCAAGATTCGAACCAGTTACTTTAACGAGGCCCTGGCTGCTCAGCTTCTTAATACGGTTTGAAACGGCACTTTTATGCACACCTTGGAGGGAAGCGAGTCTCCCTGGAGAAACCTGCTCTGTCTTTGAGATGATTTGCATCATATGGAGCTGTTCAGATGAATACGTCTGAAAAACTTCATGGTCAATGGATTTAATGACTCGTTCCGTCCCATAAATCATAATGTCTTTAAACAATTCAATGGCATGATTCAGTTGACTGTCTATCTTCGCCACCTCCCATTTTCGGATCAAAAAGT
This Halobacillus salinarum DNA region includes the following protein-coding sequences:
- a CDS encoding dipeptidase, which translates into the protein MHELSFIDGHNDTITKLMNNDISVEEAFLKGNSQTHLDFPRAKESGFAGGFFAAFTAPQKELKGPEHYITAEGYRIPLPEALDYEYCHRKTNAVIADLYRLEAASANHLQIIRSYKDLEAALAKKVMAVILHIEGAEAIDAHLDALHVYYEAGLRSLGLVWSRPNIFAEGVPYQFPSSPDTGNGLTKLGKHLVRKCNELGIMIDNSHLNEKGFWDVAALSDSPLVATHSNAHSLCPISRNLTDKQLDAIAESNGVVGITYSNNMLRMDGDLSQDTAIEDIVKHITYISNRVGVEHVALGSDFDGAVISKELKDVTGVPKILQRLNQSGFTDSDIKKLSSENWLRITRNTWK
- a CDS encoding MMPL family transporter, with the translated sequence MKQILRFKWFIATTLIAVTVLLLFIAPNLTEQAEDAGTLQLPEDADSQQAQELLDDSGASDETISIVYDLDQPLDNKTESSISEMIEELKKMDSPVSSVIDPFENEESKDQLVSKDQKTVLVPVTVEGSEEEINQLAATIKQDVLKKEIPAYITGQSIINHDVNESSQKGLERTEIITVVLIFVLLFAVFRSFVTPFIPLLAVGVTYLLSQSIVAFFIKWFDFPVSNYTQIFLVAVLFGIGTDYCILLLSRYKEELTAGHSTVDAIANTYKTAGKTLVISGIAVFIGFLSIGFAEFTIFKSAVGVAVGIAVLLLVLFTLVPFFMAILKKTLFWPSKRSASHKDSKLWKSLGQFSIYRPLWSILVVALITVPFLLLYNGKLSYNTVNEIGSGYDSVKGLHAIEDGFGKGESLPLTIIVKDDEEIVTNELLPYVEDLAAAINKNNNVDKVRTVTRPTGEVVNDFYADNQLAQVADGLEKSTDGIKDTKNGLKEIQNQLSGMSSQVPAGSNTGGLSQAASGLGQINQQLGKINQGLQQTGNVQQAAAQLAQVQQQLGQIQQSISGASTQLESKSSQAGQLKNGLSQLANGVGSAVDGLNKIQNGLTEATDMVSAMGKSSALHDTGVYIPEDTLTNKDFQSSINRYSFAGKKGIKLEVILQNDPYSKEAIDTTKEIKQTVQQQIKNTPLENKTIAYNGISSTNEDLAAISKSDFNRTVTIMVAGLFIVLTLLFRSLIMPVYMIGSLLLTYYTSLSIAELVFVNILGYDGITWAVPFFGFVMLIALGVDYSIFLLDRFNEEATIDIREAMHISMAKMGTVVITAAIILAGTFAAMMPSGVLSLIQIATIVITGLLFYGLIILPLLIPAITVSFGQGVWWPFKKKDSK
- a CDS encoding MarR family transcriptional regulator, which gives rise to MIRKWEVAKIDSQLNHAIELFKDIMIYGTERVIKSIDHEVFQTYSSEQLHMMQIISKTEQVSPGRLASLQGVHKSAVSNRIKKLSSQGLVKVTGSNLDQRGKTISLTREGQEIVNTSNEAISTHIEGLLAQELESEEIEEFIRIFEKLKTIMKVEEDKA